A window from Triticum aestivum cultivar Chinese Spring chromosome 6D, IWGSC CS RefSeq v2.1, whole genome shotgun sequence encodes these proteins:
- the LOC123144225 gene encoding lipoxygenase 2.3, chloroplastic — protein MIHLKQPLVLSAQSSNVASPPLFATAAAASGQQRRASGAGRSRSGRRLTARRISCASTEEAVGVSTSVTTKERSLTVTAVVTAQAPTSVYVARGLDDIQDLFGKTLLLELVSSELDPKTGREREKVKGFAHMTLKEGTYEAKMSVPASFGPVGAVLVENEHHREMFIKDVKLITGGDESTAITFDVASWVHSKFDDPEPRVFFTVKSYLPSQTPPGIEALRKKELEKLRGDGHSERKFHERVYDYDTYNDLGDPDKNIDHKRPVLGTKEHPYPRRCRTGRPKTLYDPETERRSSPVYVPRDEQFSDVKGRTFSATTLRSGLHAILPALAPLLNNSQCFSHFPAIDALYSDGIPLPVDGHGGASFNVINDVIPRVVQMIEDTTEHVLRFEVPEMLERDRFSWFRDEEFARQTLAGLNPICIRRLTEFPIVSKLDPAVYGPAESALTKEVLEKMMNGRMTVEEAVEKKRLFLLDYHDVFLPYVHRVRELPDTTLYGSRTVFFLSEEGTLMPLAIELTRPQSPTRPQWRRAFTHGPDATESWLWKLAKAHVLTHDTGYHQLVSHWLRTHACVEPYIIATNRQLSRMHPVHRLLHPHFRYTMEINALAREALINADGIIEEAFWPGRYSIELSSVAYGAAWQFDTEALPEDLVSRGLAVRRDDGELELAIKDYPYADDGLLIWGSIKQWASDYVDFYYKSDGDVAGDEELRAWWEEVRTKGHADKKDEPWWPVCDSKENLVQILTIIMWVTSGHHAAVNFGQYHYAGYFPNRPTVVRKNIPVEENRDDEMKKFMARPEEVLLQSLPSQMQAIKVMATLDILSSHSPDEEYMGEYAEPAWLAEPMVKAAFEKFSGRLKEVEGTIDQRNNNPENKNRCGAGIVPYELLKPFSEPGVTGRGIPNSISI, from the exons ATGATCCATCTGAAGCAGCCGCTGGTGCTCTCCGCGCAGAGCAGCAATGTTGCCTCACCGCCGCTCTTCGCCACGGCGGCGGCCGCGAGCGGCCAGCAGAGGCGGGCGTCCGGCGCCGGGAGGAGCCGCTCTGGGCGCCGGCTCACGGCGCGCAGGATAAGCTGCGCGTCGACCGAGGAGGCCGTCGGCGTCTCGACGTCCGTGACGACCAAGGAGAGGTCGCTGACGGTGACGGCCGTCGTGACCGCGCAGGCGCCGACCTCCGTGTACGTCGCCCGCGGCCTCGACGACATCCAGGACCTCTTCGGCAAGACACTGCTGCTCGAGCTCGTCAGCTCCGAGCTTGACCCCA AGACGGGAAGGGAGAGGGAGAAAGTTAAGGGGTTCGCGCACATGACGCTCAAGGAGGGGACGTACGAGGCCAAGATGTCGGTGCCGGCGTCGTTCGGGCCGGTGGGCGCGGTGCTGGTGGAGAACGAGCACCACAGGGAGATGTTCATCAAGGACGTCAAGCTCATCACCGGCGGCGACGAGAGCACCGCCATCACCTTCGACGTCGCCTCCTGGGTGCACTCCAAGTTCGACGACCCCGAGCCGCGCGTCTTCTTCACCGTCAAG TCATACCTGCCGTCGCAGACGCCGCCGGGAATCGAGGCGCTgaggaagaaggagctggagaAGCTGCGTGGCGACGGGCACAGCGAGCGCAAGTTCCACGAGCGCGTCTACGACTACGACACGTACAACGACCTCGGCGACCCTGACAAGAACATCGACCACAAACGCCCGGTGCTGGGCACCAAGGAGCACCCCTACCCTCGCCGGTGCCGCACCGGCCGGCCCAAGACCCTCTACG ATCCGGAGACGGAGAGGAGGAGCTCGCCGGTGTACGTGCCGCGCGACGAGCAGTTCTCGGACGTCAAGGGGCGGACGTTCAGCGCGACGACGCTGCGGTCGGGGCTGCACGCCATCCTGCCGGCGCTGGCGCCGCTGCTCAACAACTCGCAGTGCTTCTCGCACTTCCCGGCCATCGACGCCCTCTACAGCGACGGCATCCCGCTCCCCGTCGACGGGCACGGCGGCGCCTCCTTCAACGTCATCAACGACGTCATTCCCCGTGTCGTCCAGATGATCGAGGACACCACCGAGCACGTCCTCCGCTTCGAGGTCCCCGAGATGCTTGAGA GGGACCGATTTTCGTGGTTCAGAGACGAGGAGTTCGCGAGGCAGACGCTCGCCGGGCTCAACCCTATCTGCATCCGCCGCCTCACG GAATTCCCCATCGTGAGCAAGCTGGACCCGGCGGTGTACGGGCCGGCGGAGTCGGCGCTGACCAAGGAGGTCCTGGAGAAGATGATGAACGGGCGCATGAcggtggaggaggcggtggagaagaAGCGGCTGTTCCTGCTGGACTACCACGACGTGTTCCTGCCGTACGTGCACAGGGTGCGCGAGCTGCCGGACACGACGCTGTACGGGTCCCGCACCGTCTTCTTCCTGAGCGAGGAGGGCACGCTGATGCCGCTGGCCATCGAGCTGACGCGGCCGCAGTCGCCGACCAGGCCGCAGTGGAGGCGCGCCTTCACGCACGGCCCCGACGCCACCGAGTCGTGGCTGTGGAAGCTGGCCAAGGCGCACGTGCTGACCCACGACACCGGCTACCACCAGCTGGTCAGCCACTGGCTGCGCACGCACGCCTGCGTCGAGCCCTACATCATCGCCACCAACCGGCAGCTCAGCCGGATGCACCCGGTGCACCGCCTGCTGCACCCGCACTTCCGCTACACCATGGAGATCAACGCGCTGGCCAGGGAGGCGCTCATCAACGCCGACGGCATCATCGAGGAGGCCTTCTGGCCGGGGAGGTACTCCATCGAGCTCAGCTCCGTCGCCTACGGCGCCGCCTGGCAGTTCGACACGGAGGCGCTGCCGGAGGACCTGGTAAGCCGGGGGCTCGCCGTGCGCAGGGAcgacggcgagctcgagctcgccatCAAGGACTACCCGTACGCCGACGACGGGCTCCTCATCTGGGGCTCCATCAAGCAGTGGGCGTCCGACTACGTGGACTTCTACTACAAGTCGGACGgcgacgtcgccggcgacgaggagctgcGGGCGTGGTGGGAGGAGGTGCGCACCAAGGGGCACGCGGACAAGAAGGACGAGCCGTGGTGGCCCGTGTGCGACTCCAAGGAGAACCTCGTCCAGATCCTGACCATCATCATGTGGGTCACGTCCGGCCACCACGCCGCCGTCAACTTCGGGCAGTACCATTACGCCGGGTACTTCCCCAACCGTCCGACGGTGGTGCGGAAGAACATCCCGGTGGAAGAAAACCGGGACGATGAGATGAagaagttcatggcaaggccagaGGAGGTGCTGCTGCAGAGCCTCCCCTCGCAGATGCAGGCCATCAAGGTGATGGCGACGCTGGACATCCTCTCCTCACACTCCCCCGACGAGGAGTACATGGGAGAGTACGCGGAGCCGGCGTGGCTGGCAGAGCCCATGGTGAAGGCGGCATTCGAGAAGTTCAGTGGCAGACTGAAGGAGGTGGAGGGCACCATCGACCAGCGAAACAACAACCCGGAGAACAAGAACAGGTGTGGCGCCGGCATCGTGCCGTACGAGCTGCTCAAGCCGTTCTCAGAACCAGGGGTCACTGGGAGGGGCATCCCCAACAGCATCTCCATCTGA